The following is a genomic window from uncultured Draconibacterium sp..
TAAACTCGCTTCTGAAGCCATTTCGCCCGATTGGGTAGAAGGGCCAACAGTAGCACAAGTAAACGATGCATGGGTTTTGTATTACGACGAATATACCCACCATCACATGGGAGCCATGCGCTCGACTGATTTAACTAACTGGGAAGTAATAAACGACAGCATTAGTTTTCCGACAGGAACACGCCACGGCACTATTATTACCGTAGACGAGTCGGTTTTAAACAGATTATTAAATGCTTTTAACGCAACGGATTAAATATTCCTTTCCCTAACACTTATCCCAAGTACTAAACCTCCACCTTTTATTTAGTTGAGATTTTAGGTAATTCTTACTTTGAATAGCTGTATTCGGACATAACAAACAATCCATTCAATACACCAATATTAAAGGTAATTACAATACCGGGTACAAACTGTCATACCCGAATATAAAACCCTATTTCACAGGGCATGTAAGAAATAAAAGTTTTTTAATCCAAAAATTTTGAATAAGTGATTCTCATATCAACACCACCTTGCTTGGCACCTTTTAATACCACCCGGTTCGCCATATCGGCACGGCGCCCAGTTGTTAGATAAAATCCCTGGTTACCTACATAATTATCTTCATCTGCAGGATCGGGATAATCGATAATTTGCTGCATGTGCTGTGTAATATTAAATCGATAGGTGTAATCGCTGGTATCAAGAACTCCTCCGTAATAAGCCGGATTAAAGAAATAATCATCCGGACGATATTCTTCGCCATCAGGAGCCACAAAAGTAAACAGCAACTGGCTTGGTGGCGGGTAATTGTGGATATCACTCGCAACAGTATCAACATGAAAAATAATTTCGGCCTTGTTGATTCCCATATTAGTTGAGTCTTTCCAGCTTTCAAGGTCGGCGATTGTGATTCTTGATTTTAAACCACCAGTAGGCTGCACATAAATCAGGTCGCTTTCCTCATCTTCCTGATCAAGACTACCTAAAAAAGGAGCACCGGAGTAATCGTGTTTAAATTCGCTAACACGTGCACTATAATCCGTAAGATAGTATACATAATTAAAAGAAGTATCAACATCAGCAAGAGTTGTATCAGTTAGCATTTCATCGTTATTGTAATATACCACCAGCCCTGGTCTCTGAATACTACTACCTGAAACCATAGCTCTATGTAACGTTATCAGAGATCCTTCTCCGGCAACATTAGCACTTTCTAAATAAAGTCCTTTAAAGTACTGAAGAAATACATCGTTACTGATCATATCAAGCGAATCAGCACTAATCAGTTTTTCGCCTAAAGTATTATCAATAGAAATGGTCAACATCTGGAAGTTGGTATCCTGAGTTGCAGAATCCAATTCTACTTTTGGTGTATAATCAAATTCGGCAAGCGAAATATCCGAAGCCATCGATTTCAAATCAATATCCTGCGTATATTCAGCATCAGGATTGAGTAATGCTTCCATTTCGTACACTTTAATATGCTGTGATGTAATGGTATCGCCATAAACATCCCTGTAAAACAGATACAGACGAACCGAATCAACCTTCGGATTGGTTCCGTAATCAGGATATTTTGTTAATCGGAACTGCGCTGCATAATTTGCCGTTGTTTTTCCAAAAACCGGATCATTCAGGGTTCCCAACAGGTTTTTTGTTCCCTTGTTGGCAACAATTCCATTCTCGTTAAATGTATAAGACGCAATTTTATCCGAAACAGAAATATTCCGAACATTCATCAAATCTTCGGCAGGAAGCATTCCCAGCCCCAAGTCGTTTTTCTCGCTATTGCACGCAACCAAAATGGTTACAAGAACGAATAATCCTCCAACTAATTTTAACAACTGCACGTTATTGTATTTCATGTCAATAATTCCAATTTATTTTAAGAAGCTCACCCACTGCAGCCTTTGTAAATTAGCCTGTTTAACAGCTTGGATTACCTCTTCAATTTTCTGATTTCCGAAAAACTACACAAACATAGAAAATTACAACGAGAGCGATTCTGAAATCGGAGTAAAATTGAACTTTTTAAATATAATTTTGATTCTTTAACATCGAGGCCTTACACTTTATCGTAAAACTCATTGTAGGCATCAATGTATGTTTCTTTTGGTTGAAAATCGAGAAATAACTTGTCGCTATCCTTGATATAATTTTTTACGTCAGCGTTAATATTCTCCGTTCCCTGAACCACTGCATCTGAATATTCGATAGCCATTTTACTTACATTCGTAAAAGTTGGTTCTTCTACCTTTTTCACATCGTCTTTTGTAATCCCTTCAAGCAGTAGTTTCTCATTAAACTTACTATTGAGCGGATTTTTAAAATCATCGTCGTAAACCGAGTAAACCAATTTCGAGTTCTGGAATAAGGGATCGTTGTAGTAATACTTTTTAATATATAAAGGCACCAACGAAGTTAACCAGCCGTGACAGTGAATAATATCCGGTGCCCAACGTAACTTAATTACAGTTTCGAGCACACCACGCGCAAAAAAGACCGCACGCTCATCGTTATCTTCAAACTCTTTGCCGTCGTCATCGTGCAATACGGCTTTACGGTGAAAATAATCTTCATTATCGATAAAATACACCTGCATACGAGCAGCTTGTATCGATGCAACTTTTATGATAAGCGGGTGATCCGCATCATTAATCACAAGATTCATACCCG
Proteins encoded in this region:
- a CDS encoding DUF4270 domain-containing protein; its protein translation is MKYNNVQLLKLVGGLFVLVTILVACNSEKNDLGLGMLPAEDLMNVRNISVSDKIASYTFNENGIVANKGTKNLLGTLNDPVFGKTTANYAAQFRLTKYPDYGTNPKVDSVRLYLFYRDVYGDTITSQHIKVYEMEALLNPDAEYTQDIDLKSMASDISLAEFDYTPKVELDSATQDTNFQMLTISIDNTLGEKLISADSLDMISNDVFLQYFKGLYLESANVAGEGSLITLHRAMVSGSSIQRPGLVVYYNNDEMLTDTTLADVDTSFNYVYYLTDYSARVSEFKHDYSGAPFLGSLDQEDEESDLIYVQPTGGLKSRITIADLESWKDSTNMGINKAEIIFHVDTVASDIHNYPPPSQLLFTFVAPDGEEYRPDDYFFNPAYYGGVLDTSDYTYRFNITQHMQQIIDYPDPADEDNYVGNQGFYLTTGRRADMANRVVLKGAKQGGVDMRITYSKFLD
- a CDS encoding glycogen/starch synthase yields the protein MEKKRILYISQEITPYLPESEMSEIGRYLPQGVQEKGREIRTFMPRYGCVNERRNQLHEVIRLSGMNLVINDADHPLIIKVASIQAARMQVYFIDNEDYFHRKAVLHDDDGKEFEDNDERAVFFARGVLETVIKLRWAPDIIHCHGWLTSLVPLYIKKYYYNDPLFQNSKLVYSVYDDDFKNPLNSKFNEKLLLEGITKDDVKKVEEPTFTNVSKMAIEYSDAVVQGTENINADVKNYIKDSDKLFLDFQPKETYIDAYNEFYDKV